One region of Flavobacterium sp. GSB-24 genomic DNA includes:
- a CDS encoding type I restriction endonuclease gives MEMNIQLKSLADKINQLKSKIETEESTKHAFVLPFIHILGYDAFNPLEVVPEFTADLGLKKGEKVDYAIFQNGEPIIIVECKSWKEKLTVHNSQLFRYFHVTKTRFALLTNGINYQFFTDLDDQNKMDEKPFLEFDICNLKENTINEIAKFHKANFDVNNIVSNASSLKYIKEIKKLINAELESPSNDFTKVFASKIYTGRLTEKVVDEFKDLVQKSVSQFINDKINDRLNAALTKETIKQQDEEIIIVEDDSKIVTTEEELDGYRIVVAILRRKLPIRRIVYRDTQSYFGILLDDNNRKPLCRLHLNGGKKYLSLFNDNKTESKVSITTIDDIYQFEKELLETVNIYETE, from the coding sequence ATGGAAATGAATATTCAACTAAAATCTTTAGCCGATAAAATAAATCAGCTGAAAAGTAAAATCGAAACTGAAGAATCAACCAAACATGCTTTTGTACTGCCATTTATCCATATTTTGGGTTATGATGCTTTTAATCCGCTTGAAGTGGTTCCTGAATTTACAGCAGATCTTGGCTTAAAAAAAGGAGAGAAAGTCGATTATGCTATTTTCCAAAATGGAGAACCTATTATAATCGTCGAGTGTAAAAGCTGGAAAGAAAAACTTACGGTTCATAATTCGCAGTTATTTCGATACTTCCATGTTACAAAAACCCGATTTGCGCTTTTAACAAACGGAATCAATTATCAGTTTTTTACTGATTTAGATGATCAAAACAAAATGGATGAAAAACCATTTTTAGAATTTGACATCTGCAATTTAAAAGAAAACACAATAAACGAAATTGCTAAATTTCATAAAGCCAATTTTGATGTCAATAATATTGTAAGCAATGCCAGTTCATTAAAATACATTAAAGAAATTAAGAAACTGATAAATGCAGAATTAGAAAGTCCGTCCAACGATTTTACAAAAGTTTTTGCCAGTAAAATATATACAGGAAGATTAACTGAGAAAGTTGTTGATGAATTTAAAGATTTAGTTCAAAAATCGGTTAGTCAATTTATTAATGATAAAATTAATGACCGCCTTAATGCAGCTTTAACTAAAGAAACTATAAAACAGCAAGATGAAGAAATTATTATTGTTGAAGATGATAGTAAAATTGTCACCACCGAAGAAGAACTGGATGGCTATCGCATAGTAGTTGCAATTTTACGCAGAAAATTACCAATTAGAAGAATTGTTTATCGTGACACTCAATCGTATTTTGGAATTTTATTAGACGATAATAATCGTAAACCTTTGTGCAGGTTACACCTAAATGGAGGGAAAAAGTATTTAAGCTTATTCAACGATAATAAAACAGAATCTAAAGTTTCTATTACAACCATTGATGATATTTATCAATTTGAAAAAGAACTTCTTGAAACTGTAAATATTTATGAAACTGAATAA
- a CDS encoding ATP-binding protein: MIFETLKDSINIGYVLIQMASIQQVNGDYYGSKETVTEALPYVEKNKPYIAAINNILGIADKELSLYNDAILYYKKSADDYTDIIEKQTPLNNIAAVYIQQKRYHDAITLLESLLSKKLLHESAQAYKKSLILDNLGYAYFKNGLDIKGFHLMNEALDLRIQIKETYGSIESYLHLADYYSKKNLQKSDENALAAYNIATKLNSVDERLEALQILISNNHSAQDTKYVQKYFTLNDSIIKIRNNFKNKFAKIKYDSKKEKDENEKLRLEKAENLLFLQRAKYMRIVFVIVFVFLVILIAILIRYYKNKNKAIEFKTSYNTETRIAKKIHDELANDVFHVIAFAESQPLSQENTKENLLQKLDDIYGRVRGISKENNKIDTGVDFTRSIKEMLSTYNTRERNIMVTNLESVNWETIDDVKKIAISRILQELMVNMKKHSEANLVVIKFDSDPKSVLINYTDNGKGCEKTKMIKNGLQNMESRIQAVKGTIDFDTEPGKGFKAKISMPK, translated from the coding sequence GTGATTTTTGAGACATTAAAAGATAGTATAAATATCGGATACGTACTTATTCAAATGGCATCTATCCAGCAAGTAAACGGGGATTACTACGGAAGTAAAGAGACTGTAACCGAAGCATTACCATATGTTGAAAAAAACAAACCATATATAGCTGCTATCAATAACATACTAGGCATTGCTGATAAAGAACTTTCTCTTTATAATGATGCTATACTTTATTATAAAAAATCAGCAGATGACTATACAGATATTATTGAAAAACAAACTCCACTAAACAATATTGCAGCAGTCTACATCCAACAAAAAAGATATCATGACGCGATTACCCTTTTAGAATCTCTTTTAAGCAAAAAATTATTACATGAAAGTGCTCAAGCTTATAAAAAATCTTTAATTTTAGATAACTTAGGTTATGCTTATTTTAAAAATGGACTTGATATTAAAGGATTCCATCTAATGAATGAAGCACTAGATTTAAGAATACAAATTAAAGAAACTTACGGAAGCATCGAAAGTTATCTACATCTTGCGGATTACTATTCTAAAAAAAACCTTCAAAAATCAGATGAAAATGCTCTTGCTGCTTACAATATTGCCACAAAACTAAACAGCGTTGACGAAAGACTCGAAGCGCTTCAAATTCTAATTTCTAATAATCACAGTGCTCAAGACACCAAATATGTGCAAAAATATTTTACACTAAACGACAGTATTATTAAGATTAGAAATAACTTCAAAAATAAGTTTGCTAAAATTAAATACGATTCTAAAAAAGAAAAAGATGAAAACGAAAAACTTCGTCTAGAAAAAGCAGAAAACTTATTATTTCTTCAAAGAGCTAAATACATGCGAATTGTATTTGTTATTGTTTTTGTTTTTTTAGTGATTCTAATAGCAATTTTAATTCGTTATTATAAAAATAAAAACAAGGCTATAGAATTTAAAACTTCGTACAATACCGAAACTAGAATTGCTAAAAAAATCCACGACGAATTGGCAAATGATGTATTTCATGTAATTGCTTTTGCCGAATCTCAACCCTTATCTCAAGAAAATACTAAAGAAAATCTATTACAAAAACTAGATGATATCTACGGGCGCGTGAGAGGAATTTCAAAAGAAAACAATAAAATTGATACCGGGGTAGATTTTACCAGAAGTATAAAAGAAATGCTTTCTACTTATAATACCAGAGAAAGGAATATCATGGTTACTAATTTAGAAAGTGTAAACTGGGAAACTATAGATGATGTAAAAAAGATCGCTATCAGCCGAATTTTACAGGAATTGATGGTCAATATGAAAAAACACAGTGAGGCAAACCTTGTGGTAATAAAATTTGACAGTGACCCAAAATCAGTCTTAATAAACTATACCGATAATGGTAAAGGCTGTGAAAAAACTAAGATGATAAAAAATGGTCTCCAAAACATGGAAAGCCGCATTCAGGCTGTTAAAGGAACTATAGATTTTGATACAGAACCGGGTAAAGGTTTTAAAGCAAAGATTTCAATGCCAAAATAA
- a CDS encoding TolC family protein, giving the protein MYKFKSYQYGIALGICLTVAGCKAPAPEAAITTSTPVPESFGTTAQAQDANNNTAALNWKDYFKDQNLIDLIDIALKNNQELNITLQEIEIAKNDIRVRKGLLLPTVGVRAGAGIEKVGRYTSQGAGDATTEIKPGVETPDPLGDFTISAYANWEVDIWKKLRNSKKAALNRYLATVEGRNFVITNLIAEVADSYYELIALDNQLDIVKQTIKLQTNALEIVKVQKQAARATELGVKKFEAEVLTSQSMEFDILQQIKEAENKINFLLGRYPQEIKRTSNTNFLSLLPAAVSSGIPSQLLANRPDVKQAELELVAAKLDVKVARAEFYPSLDISAAIGVQAFKPSYLLTMPESLLYSLAGDLVAPLINRNAIKAEFASANARQLQALYNYDRTVLNAYLEVSNQLSKIDNLQKGYDLKSKQVEALNTSIDVSNDLFKSARVDYFEVLMTQRDALEAKLELVDTKKEQLNAAVHVYRDLGGGWK; this is encoded by the coding sequence ATGTATAAATTCAAATCATATCAATATGGTATTGCATTAGGAATATGTCTTACGGTTGCAGGGTGTAAAGCCCCTGCACCTGAGGCAGCAATTACCACAAGCACACCAGTTCCTGAGTCATTTGGTACAACGGCTCAAGCTCAGGATGCAAACAATAATACGGCAGCTTTAAATTGGAAAGATTACTTTAAAGATCAAAATCTTATTGATTTAATTGATATTGCCCTGAAAAATAATCAGGAGCTGAATATCACTTTACAAGAAATTGAAATCGCTAAGAATGACATTCGAGTAAGAAAAGGACTTTTATTACCAACAGTTGGTGTTCGCGCCGGCGCTGGAATAGAAAAAGTAGGTAGATATACCAGCCAGGGTGCCGGTGATGCTACAACAGAAATTAAACCAGGTGTAGAAACACCAGATCCGCTGGGAGATTTTACGATTTCTGCTTATGCAAATTGGGAAGTAGATATCTGGAAAAAACTTCGTAATTCTAAAAAAGCAGCTTTAAACAGATATTTAGCTACTGTTGAAGGTAGAAACTTTGTTATTACAAACCTTATTGCAGAAGTTGCAGATTCTTATTATGAATTAATAGCTTTAGACAATCAGTTGGATATTGTAAAACAAACGATCAAATTGCAGACTAACGCTTTAGAAATTGTAAAAGTTCAGAAGCAGGCTGCAAGAGCAACAGAACTAGGAGTTAAGAAGTTTGAAGCAGAGGTTTTAACTTCACAGAGTATGGAGTTTGATATTTTGCAGCAGATAAAAGAAGCTGAAAACAAAATCAACTTTTTATTGGGAAGATATCCACAGGAGATTAAAAGAACAAGCAATACTAATTTCTTAAGTTTGCTTCCAGCTGCTGTAAGTTCTGGAATTCCATCTCAATTATTAGCTAATCGCCCAGATGTGAAACAAGCAGAATTGGAGTTAGTAGCTGCAAAATTAGATGTAAAAGTAGCGCGTGCTGAGTTTTATCCATCTTTGGATATTTCTGCTGCAATAGGTGTACAAGCTTTTAAACCATCTTATTTGCTTACAATGCCCGAATCTCTTTTATATTCTTTAGCGGGAGATCTTGTTGCACCATTGATTAATAGAAATGCAATTAAAGCGGAGTTTGCAAGTGCAAATGCAAGACAACTTCAAGCATTATATAATTACGATCGTACTGTTTTAAACGCTTATTTAGAAGTTTCAAATCAATTGTCTAAAATTGATAATCTTCAAAAAGGATATGATCTTAAATCGAAACAAGTAGAAGCTTTAAATACTTCTATTGACGTTTCTAACGATTTATTTAAATCTGCAAGAGTTGATTATTTCGAAGTTTTGATGACACAAAGAGATGCATTAGAAGCAAAACTAGAATTGGTTGATACTAAAAAAGAACAATTGAATGCTGCTGTCCATGTTTATAGAGACTTAGGCGGCGGTTGGAAATAA
- a CDS encoding GH1 family beta-glucosidase, translated as MNKVENSFLNKNQFGEDFLWGVSTAAFQIEGAHDSDGKGSSIWDVFTSQKGKIKNGHHALTACDFYNSYQDDINLIKELNIPNFRFSISWPRIMPTGIHPVNQAGIDYYNKIIDSLLASGIEPWITLYHWDLPHALEVKGGWTNRESVSWFSEYVEVCAQYFGDRVKNWMVINEPSVFTGAGYFLGIHAPGKKGITNYLKAMHHVTLATAAGAKTLRNRVPDANIGTTFSCTHIEPATESSKDIEAAKRVDTLLNRTFIEPILGLGYPQKDLPVLKKLNNYILEDDLNNLDFDFDFIGLQCYTREVVKSAMLIPYIGAELVSAEKRNVISTEMGWEVYPPALYHILKKFNEYEGIRKIIITENGAAFPDTVTNGKVFDIKRTHYIQDHLEQILKAKSEGLNVEGYFVWSLTDNFEWAEGYNARFGLIHVDFETQKRTIKNSGLWFKDFLS; from the coding sequence ATGAATAAAGTTGAAAACTCATTTTTGAACAAAAACCAATTTGGTGAAGATTTCTTGTGGGGTGTTTCTACCGCCGCTTTCCAAATTGAAGGAGCACATGATTCTGACGGAAAAGGTTCTTCTATCTGGGACGTTTTTACTTCTCAAAAAGGGAAAATAAAAAACGGACATCATGCCCTAACCGCCTGCGATTTTTATAACTCTTATCAAGATGATATTAATCTGATTAAGGAATTAAATATTCCGAATTTTAGGTTTTCGATCAGCTGGCCGCGAATTATGCCAACTGGAATTCATCCTGTAAATCAAGCTGGAATAGATTACTACAATAAAATTATCGATTCGTTACTTGCATCTGGAATCGAACCGTGGATTACACTTTACCACTGGGATTTACCGCACGCTCTCGAAGTAAAAGGAGGCTGGACAAACCGCGAATCGGTTTCTTGGTTTTCAGAATATGTTGAAGTGTGCGCGCAGTATTTTGGCGATCGCGTTAAAAACTGGATGGTAATTAACGAGCCTTCGGTTTTTACCGGAGCGGGTTATTTTTTAGGAATTCACGCACCAGGAAAAAAAGGAATTACCAATTACCTAAAAGCGATGCATCACGTTACTTTGGCAACGGCTGCAGGAGCGAAGACCTTACGAAATAGAGTTCCTGATGCGAACATCGGAACTACATTTTCATGCACCCATATTGAACCTGCAACGGAAAGTTCTAAAGATATCGAAGCCGCAAAACGTGTCGATACTTTACTAAACAGAACTTTTATAGAACCTATCTTAGGATTAGGATATCCGCAGAAAGATCTTCCTGTGCTAAAAAAACTCAACAATTATATTCTTGAAGACGATTTAAACAATCTCGATTTCGATTTTGATTTCATCGGGCTACAATGTTATACTCGAGAAGTCGTAAAATCAGCCATGTTGATTCCGTATATTGGTGCCGAATTGGTCAGCGCCGAGAAAAGAAATGTGATTTCGACCGAAATGGGCTGGGAAGTTTATCCACCCGCTTTGTATCATATCTTGAAGAAATTCAACGAGTACGAAGGAATTAGAAAAATTATTATTACTGAAAACGGCGCCGCTTTTCCAGATACAGTTACAAACGGAAAAGTATTTGATATCAAACGAACACATTACATTCAAGATCATTTAGAACAGATTTTAAAAGCTAAAAGTGAAGGTTTGAATGTTGAAGGTTACTTTGTGTGGAGTTTAACGGATAACTTTGAATGGGCTGAAGGTTACAATGCCAGATTCGGATTAATTCACGTTGATTTCGAAACACAAAAACGAACTATTAAAAACTCAGGTTTATGGTTTAAAGATTTTTTATCTTAA